In the Sorghum bicolor cultivar BTx623 chromosome 4, Sorghum_bicolor_NCBIv3, whole genome shotgun sequence genome, AGTAAATCACATGGTAGTGATCTTCCAAGTGTTATATATCCAATAAATGTGGAGTGCATAAATTTGGTTAGATCAACTTCCATTTACAGATAGCATTATCGTTGTACTTAGAAAATATGAGTTATCTAAATAACAGATTTACCTTTCCTAGCTCGTCAAATCCGTCTAATTGGTTAAGGAGCTCCATCAATGTCCGCTGGATCTCACGATCAGCACTAGTTCCCTCACTAAATCTTCGCCCACCAATGGCATCAATTTCGTCCATGAAGATGATGCATGGCTAGATAAGAACAATTGGACATGAAAAGAACAAATATCATGAGTGCTGGAACTAAAATGAACGATGATGCAAGTCAGGTAAGGGAATTGCATTATTGATTTGGTAGTGCCCCAACAGGAATTCAAATGAAAGAATTGATCCGAGTGATTTTTCTCATGCAAAGATGATAGTTTGGGAAGTATTTCTTCTCATGCAACACTAACAAGATCACACGCCAAGTGACGATCAGTTTTATTAGCAAAGCACATCTTCCATATTGCATTGGTGGGAAATATTTTTATGACATTATGTCCATCAAATAAACTATTGTAGTGTTGTATAGCTGCTTTAGACACACAGCTTTTAGGGAATATATCAATATACCATGGTAGTGTCTTCCAGATAAATGAAAGATCAGTTCAGACCCATTAGGTTTGCAGGAATTAAAAATGAGTGACATCAAAACTCTGATACTTACTTGGTGATCACGTGCATAGCCAAACATTTCTCTAATCAAACGAGCACTTTCTCCAATGTATTTGTCAATAATAGCACTTGAAACAATCTGTTTTTAGACATTATGTAAGCAACATATTTGAAGTATAAGGAATACCGAATGCCATCAATGAAGTGAAAAGACACACACCTTCAAAAAGTTGGCATCAATGTTACTTGCGATAGCCCTTGCCAATAGGGTCTTCCCAGTTCCTGGTGGACCGTAGAGTAGAACACCCTGGATGAGTAAAACAAGCATATTGATATCCAGTCAGAACATTGAACATTTATCTCTTTCACCTCATATGCATAATTATGTGTTTACCTTAGGAGGCTTAATTCCCACCCGAAGAAAGAGTTCAGGGTTCATAAGTGGTAACTCAATGGATTCCCTGAGCTCTCTAATCTGATCAGACAAACCGCCTACAGCGGAGTAACTGACATTTCCTGGATCTTCATGAAGCATGTTATATACCACAGGATCCACCTGAAGGATTTTCATTCCACATCATCAAAATAcatttttccactgaaaacattTGTTCTTCAAAAACCAAGAGTAGACGAAGAAAAATACATCAAATGACTGATAAACAGACATACCTCCCGTGGAAGAGTCCGCATTATTGTCAAGGTCGTCATGTCAAGTACAACACGAGTTCCAGATGTTAACTTCTCCTTGTCCACTTTACTTCGGCAACCGACCACATATCGGGGACCACTGCTGGCCTTCACAATAACTGAAGAGACAGGTGTTTCAGTGTTCAGATTTATACCGTTGATAAATTATAAATATAAAACAGGAACTAAAAGTGATAGTACAGTCAAAAGTACTAAAAGTGATACTTCATGTAGAGTTGTAGACATGCCAAAGAAAATGGACAGTTGGTGACTATAGATTAACAGCAGTTTTCTCATTTCTTGCTACCAAGGAGAAAGGAACAACCAAAACAGATATGGGTTCCTTTATAGTGAGGAAAAAGAATTAACTCTGAAGCCTGTAAACTGTGTACATGAATACAGATCAAAAGATACAGGAAATGCACTGGACTTACAGCGCTCATTATCAAGAGGCCGGAGAACCTCTCCAATTATTTGCCCCACGCTCTGCAGAGACTTCAAGTCATCTTCAGTCTTGGTAAAATCCTTCTTTGCATTTTTAAGGCTTTCTCTCACTGCATGCAAGGGGACAAGCAAATTATACTAGTTAAATTGGGACGAGACCGAGATTTTCAGAAAACAAGCAAACAATGTATTTTGGCAATTCTTAGATTATGCCATAAGAACAAAAGCTATTGTGGACCACCAATGCTGATAGTTTTGGCTGTGCATCAAATTTACAaatgaaaaataataataactgaGTAAGTAGGCTCGTGCCTCATAGCAACAAATAGCTCCTGTAGATTTACTTATATAAGACTAACAGAGAAGCACCAAAGCTTGCGATGGGAAGGAATTTAAATCAGGGAACTGGGGGGCAATACAAGCTTATAAGAATTTATTAAATATAACCATATGACTCTTGGTACACAACATATTAATCCCTTAGCTGTTAGCTGTCAATAAAACACCTTTACCGATAATCAGATACAGAGAACAAATAGGAGCATTTGTACCATACGATTTTCTTAAACAGCCATCATGCAGTTAGGATGCTGAGAACTGGGATAACTGTTGGATTGCGGCAGCTGTAACCAAGCTCAAGCTAAATGCTACATTTGCCATAGAATTTCATACCCCTCAAGACTGAAAtcaatccaaataaaatgtaaaggaccCACGCACAAAAACCTCTAAGAAAATTGAAGCTTCTCACTTCaaatagaaaataaaagaaTTACCGGTGTCTAATTGATGCCCCCAACAAGTATTTAATTGTTTAACTGCAAAAGGTTCAACTACCAAACAAGCAAAGTTACTGAGTGATCAACAAATACTACACAGATCAACCAGGGTGAGAGGGAAATATAGGGGCCAATTATCCTAGGAACAGCTACCAAGATTAACCACACTAAACATTAAGTCACCTCGTATTTGCAGAACTTCAGATCCACATACATAAAACCAGTCCACAGATCACCAGATTCAGCGCTCCAACGCCAAATCTACTGAATCAACAGCTGCCAGGACCCAACGCCACAGGTTCCGATCTAGCACCGAAGGAGCCCCGAAGAAAATCATCACCAACCCCCTAGTAAAGCCTCGAAATCACCGAGCACGCCGCGCCACGGCCAGCGAATCTACACAAAAACTACTCGACATCCAAACCTCCAGCTAGATCCCGCGCACACAGCCACGAACCCCCTAGCGAGACACGGGAATCGGCCCCTCCGAACCCTAGCGAGACTGGAGTCGAGCAAGGTGAGGTCAAGGGGTATGGGGAGCGGGAGCGGGATGACAAACCGGTGCCGACGCGCGACTCGAGCTCCCTGCAGTTGAGCAGCTTCTTGCGGTAGTCGGTTATGGCGGcccggcggcgcgcggcggcggcgtcctccCCGTCGGCCATCTCGTCGTCCCGCAGTCGTCTgcctgtctctctctctctcgcgcagGTTTTGCTTCCGTCGCAAGAAGAGAATCGCGCAGGTCACGTAAACTAGCCTAGTGCGCTTACGGCTTATCTACTGGACTGCAGAGCTCACGATGCCGCCTTCTATGAACTGAACACGGTGACATCTATTCGGCCCGCAAAGTTTTTTTTAGCAACTTTCGGCCCATAAAGTGTTTTAAGAAACAATGGTGGGCCGTGTTTCTTTCGGCCACTGGGCCGGAGTGGGCTATTAATTATTTCAAGGAATCAGGAACACTGTTTTCTTTTACCAAAATGGCAAGATGCTACCATGTGATGTGAACTTGTTAAGAAAAAGTTGCGAATATGTGAGGTTGTTAATATGCTTCCATGTGATCTGGTTTGTACTACGGAAAACATGATTACTCTCTCCTCTGTCTCTAAACAACTATCATTCTTGCTTTCCAAGAAACAACTTTGACTAATTTCATatgaaatatattaatatttatgatacataattaatatcgtTAGATAGATCGTTGAATCTATTTTTACAATAAATATATGTGAATATACAAATAATGTATGTAATCTCTACAAATCTATTCAAACTTAGAAACTTAAGACGACAGATATTTAGAGATGGGGAAATGCGTTTAAAGATAGGGCATGTCTTTATCCAGTTCATGTGAATTTATGCCATTGCCCCAAGCAATATTGCGAGTCTATGCTATTGAAACATGCTTCCGTCATTCTTACATGTTCGATGCTTATTAATATTACTGcacctttttttcttctttccatCACTCTCATCTATACTTATTTCAGAGAATGAAGGCTCAAGAAGTCAAGATCCATAGATAATTTCACACACACATCATCTTTTGCCCGACAGCACTATCAGGTCAGTCTCAATAGACAGTGTCACTGCACGGTTTCACATACCAATACGTCATCAAGATTGAAATGAAACCATCAAATAACCCCAGCAATGAagcatttcactttgttgtttccaaagctaagcaaagcatttaattactgcaaaatgattggatcacatacaAGATGatgaaacgatttagccctcagtggggatttcatcccgtttcaccgtGTGGGAAACAACTTCCGcagggtttcaccatggtgaaactacttccttctctctcctcttcgttttatgcaaaaagtacaGTTTTACTGACATGgcactctaataaatgtgcatgatatCCTAGTGAAACACCACTTACACTGAccttaaggccagtctcagtgggggtttcaccaggatgtcatgcacatttattagagcgctatgtcagcaaaactgcactttttgcatgaaacgaagaggagagagaaggaagtagtttcaccatggtgaaaccccgcgggcgttgtttcccacgcggtgaaacgggatgaaattTCCACTGAGGGCTAAACCGTTTgatcatcttgcatgtgatccaatcattttgcagtaattaaatgctttgcccaacctaggaaacgtcaaggtgaaactcatgcattgtggaggttgtttcattattcATTTCATTGATGCCCTGTCAgcggatttgttttggaaacaatgcattgaaacgggccattgagactggcctaatggtGTGGTGGTAGAGGCATGCTGCATATATTTAAATCTCAGTGTGCATATATTTTGATGTTCGTGAAGTTTAATGGTTGCATGTCCATCTTTCTATTAGTTtaagattcttttttttttgttgttgttgaatGAAGTCCATTGCTCCATTTCAAACATCAAAGTACCAACTACAAAGCGACTGTTTTGTGTTATGATTTGAAAGCATTTTAATGTTAACTGTTGAGCGCTATAGGTTAGTATTATAGGCGCATTTATTATTCTATTttctaggccaataaagttttTACAGTTTGGAACAGACCCGAATTTTATCGGCACGCCGTGAAACTTGGCATTTGTTTTTTCAAAGGTGGAAACTTGTACAACCAACATGCCAACATCATCTTTTATTAGCTGTCGCTCTTGAATTGGCACCACAGCATTTGGGATGGGAATATATTCATATAATATGCTAGCAGCTGAAAATGATAAGAGCTGAAAGACTGCTAGCCAACCTAATATTACAAGGACAATTAGCCAGAGAAACAACAAATGTCAACCGAGAACAAAGAGAGCATTCGCAAAACCCGAATGCCCTTTCTTGGGTATTAGTGAACAATCAAATAAATGCATACAATTGTATTGACAACAAAATATTATATGTTCAAAGTATTTTGAATATGTTGTACAGTACATTAATTGTAAATGGGTTAAaacctgtaacacccaaaatttgatttcgaattaataggatttaatttgatttatacaagtatttttttgtgagcatttaatttagcatgtataaattttattgaaattaaAATCCATCATAAGGTTAGGAACAtatttgtgcatacatgctgctttatttattttgtattgaTTTCCTTGTTTCAGAACTCAGAAGAAGATTAAAAGTCTTTTTGAAATAGCTTTGGAAAAATTCATTTTTTTTGGCCTGCTGGCTTTTGTTAATTTCCTGCCGTGGCCACCTTCATGCTTGTGGCAGCAGCCCCTGCCGCTTCCAGCGTGTGCGTCAATAAACTAAGCAGCACAGGACCAGCAATCTTCCTCCCGTGCACGAGTCGAACACTCGTCCAGGAAACCGGCACCTGCCGAGTCCATATCTTTTGCCGATTTGGAGTGAAGCCTATATGCTATAAAGACCGAGCCTCATACATGTGTCGCACTTTTCCAACCCTAATCCAAGCAGCCGCCTCGCATCAAGTCTGTCGCATCGCCGCTGAAACCCTCGCTGCTGCGGCCGCGTGCCGACCCGCTCATCTGCAGTTTTGTTGTTGTTCTCAACTTCGTGCCGTAGCCCAAGCCCTAGCTGCGCTCTCCATCTTGGTTTGTGCCTCGCCGAGAAGCTACGCCGCCGTAAGCGCCGTATCCATCTGTTGTTTCTCTGACGATCAAATATATCATAGATCAATTCCAGCATGCCGACATCCTGCCGAATCGAGCAGTCCACCATCGCTTTTGGGCTCCAGTCCGTGGATTCGCTCTAGGTGAAAACTACTTTGACGATCTCCTCTTTGGCTCGCTTCTTCGTGACCTGTTGGGCATTGTCGGCAGACAAGAAGGTCGATAATGGCCTGTGTTTTGCTAGCTTGATGATGTAAGGATGATGTCGTGATGACATCACACAGATTTATGACCGTTTTTCTTTACAGaaataaatctagaaatacaaagaaaatacacttgcttgtttaggtcatattttcttcattttaactccgtttttgtccattcaaatttcgttagattcgtaattatgAGATCTACATGTTAAAAGTATTaaatctctgttttgaaactttttattttcgcagtagcatttaattaattatttatctataggaaatcttagaaaattcataacttctacgttttaattccgattttcgtgaactttatgtttgtgtgatcgtagcgctgcgtagaatattttgataaacttttatatttgttttaccactgtttggagtattgttctaattatagtttgtttgcttcgtgtatgattgtataatttggattgcgtgttgttgattgatgatcgggtatagacggtgagcgatacgttggtgatcaagatcaagcttttgacgaccagcagcaggctcaggagagctttgatcaaggcaagtataactggggaCTATCCTtgctacctatacacaattaatatagcATTTATCatttgcatgtgtccaccttgatgaccttagcaaaatcatagatgattgttatcctgaattccttgttacctattttggatatgcatttgggtagttcttgctagtgcttgattattaatccatgatcttgtaacatgaatattgaatatgcaataaacgataaaataagctttatagcaacttgaatataaagggtggaaagaactctggcttttgctggattgatcttgaccctccataaggacttatcccttggcaaaagctgggacaactcgtacaaccatgagggctatatggctctggctttagtcaagtatgagtaagcttttctagcttgttagaggttacccgaaagggcggaggggctgaaccgttttgggtatagtgcgagcccctgtccctatgtgtataggctgcgcgtcattgtgccattcggaaggggggtatctatatctgcgcgcaaaggaaaccttgcggccctaacatgttagacgaacctttgaaagacttcatagtgaaccctgccaaccttccttggtagtgggttaagaggctgatcacctcgggcaaaagggtaaatcacgactcatgggtaaagatgtacaacctctgcagagtgttaaatctggtatactagccgtgcccacggatacgggcggcccggaaaactgacggaatagatggacactgatgaatgtgaataatgataataaatgatggtttattatgttgtttatatgtgttattcttaattcttgtatacattgatcatgtggttatgggattatt is a window encoding:
- the LOC8082914 gene encoding 26S protease regulatory subunit S10B homolog B produces the protein MADGEDAAAARRRAAITDYRKKLLNCRELESRVGTVRESLKNAKKDFTKTEDDLKSLQSVGQIIGEVLRPLDNERFIVKASSGPRYVVGCRSKVDKEKLTSGTRVVLDMTTLTIMRTLPREVDPVVYNMLHEDPGNVSYSAVGGLSDQIRELRESIELPLMNPELFLRVGIKPPKGVLLYGPPGTGKTLLARAIASNIDANFLKIVSSAIIDKYIGESARLIREMFGYARDHQPCIIFMDEIDAIGGRRFSEGTSADREIQRTLMELLNQLDGFDELGKVKMIMATNRPDVLDPALLRPGRLDRKIEIPLPNEQSRMEVLKIHAAGIAKHGEIDYEAVVKLAEGFNGADLRNVCTEAGMAAIRAERDYVVHEDFMKAVRKLNDAKKLESSAHYSADFGKE